Within the Enterobacter bugandensis genome, the region CGGCTCAATCATGAACGCCACCGGGACTTTCTTCAGCGTACTGTTGGCGCACTTTATCTACCACAATGACAAACTCAGCTATAACAAAACGCTGGGCTGTATTCTTGGGTTTGCCGGGGTGATGCTGGTGAACTTTCACAGTGGGTTAAGCGATTTCCAGTTTATCTGGAAAGGCGACGGTTTTGTGGTGCTGGCGGCTTTTATTCTCTCTGCCGCCACGCTTTACGGGAAACGTATTTCCCAGACCGTCGACCCAACGGTGATGACCGGCTGGCAGCTGGCGATAGGCGGGGCTGCGCTGGTTGCGGGAGGTTATGCCACGGGCGGAACGCTGGAAGTGCACAGCATGAAGGCCGTTGCGGTGCTGGGGTATCTGACGCTGCTCTCATCGGTGGCGTTCGCCCTGTGGAGCGCGCTGCTGAAAGTGAACCGGGTAAGCATGATTGCTCCGTTCAACTTTGTCATTCCTGTTGCAGGGACGGTGCTTTCCGCCATTTTCCTCGGCGAAAATATTCTGGATATCAAATATGCGATTGCGCTGGTGCTGGTCTGCTCGGGGATCTGGTGGGTGAATAAACGGAGTGCCTGAGAACAAAAGTGCCGGGTGGCGGCTTCGCCTTACCCGGCATACGCCATTAACGTGCTCTGATGAAACTGCCGTCCGGCTGGCGGGTAAATAGCACCTGCTGCCCATTTCCGGTATCAATGGTCAGCCCGGTGACCACCCCGCTGGCGTTCTGGCGAATCTGCACCATCTGGCCGTTCTGTAAGTTGCTCAGCGGTTTACCTGCGCCTTCCACTTTTGCCATGGCATACACGTCGGTCGGCGGCAGGTTGTGGTCGCGGAAAAGCTGTGCCAGGGTTTTGCCCGGCTCCACGCGATAGGAACGCCACTGTTGCTCGATGCCGGTCGGCTGCTGGGTTTGCGGCTCAGACGGCGCTGCGGTCTGCTCCTGTTCATCCTGAACGGGTTCGGGTTCAACAGGCGCGACCTGACCCGGATCGTTAGACGGGGTTACCAGCTGCGTCTGCATCGGCTGCGCGTCAGGCTGCGGCCGCGTTTGCGACTGAAGATCCAGCTGCGCATTGCGGGTGACCGGCGCGGTATCAACATCATCACCGCCGGAAGGAAGCAGGAAGCCCACGATCACCATCAGCGCACCAATGATAATCCCCCTGCGGTGCAGAGGAGGCAGCGGGTCCATAATGCGAAAATTGTCCGGCGCCTGCCAGATTTTCGCCAGGGTAGGTTTCAGTTCAAATCGCCCGGGCATGGCTCTCCTCCTGCTCCGCGTCTTTTATATCCTGTGCTTCGAAGTATAGTTCGCTAACTGCCTGAACGACGTAGCAAACCGGACATCCGTGACATCAGTTCTGGATTAATCCTGGTTGTCTCTATTGTTTCTGTTTCGTCGCGGTTTGTCACCTTAACTTCAGACAAAGTTTTACCCATAAGGGCATGGCTGATATGCTGCCCGCTACTTTAAATGTGATGGAAGGAAAACCCATGACCACCCCGACTTTTGACACTATCGAAGCGCAAGCAAGTTACGGTATCGGCTTGCAGGTAGGACAGCAGCTGAGCGAATCCGGCCTGGAAGGTCTGTTACCTGAAGCGCTGGTGGCGGGTATCGCTGATGCGCTGGAAGGCAAACAGCCTGCCGTTCCGGTTGACGTTGTGCATCGTGCGCTGCGTGAAATCCACGAACGTGCTGACGCTGTGCGTCGCGCGCGCTTCGAAGAGATGGCAGCCGAAGGCGTGAAATATCTGGAAGAGAACCGCGAGCGCGAAGGCGTGAACAGCACCGAATCCGGCCTGCAGTTCCGCGTGATCAACCAGGGCGACGGCGCTATCCCGGCGCGTACCGACCACGTTCGCGTGCACTATACCGGTAAGCTGATCGACGGTACCGTATTCGACAGCTCCGTGGCGCGCGGCGAACCGGCTGAGTTCCCGGTCAACGGCGTAATTGCGGGCTGGATCGAAGCCCTGACCCTGATGCCAGTGGGTTCCAAATGGGAACTGACCATCCCGCACAACCTGGCTTACGGCGAGCGTGGCGCTGGCGCGTCCATCCCGCCATTCAGCACCCTGGTATTTGAAGTCGAGCTGCTGGAAATCCTGTAATCGACTTTTCTTATTTCCTCTCTCCGCCCGGGGAGAGGAAAATAGTGATAAAACCCATAGTTACGACGGAATCAACATTTTATCTTGCAAACGAAACTGTTGCGTGTATTTTTGTGAGCTGTTTCGCGCTGTATGAGTGATATGACACTCACTTTCAACATATTATTAACATAATATCTAAATCATAGTATTCATCCCGCCGATTCTTACCTAATATCGATAAACCCTTACGAAGGGACCGTCATTTATTTGACGTTTTTAAAGGCCAGAAGAGCCTTAACAACACAGACAGGCATAAACAGGAAAAATTACATGGTAGATCAGGTCAAAGTCGCCGCTGCAGAAGAGGCGACGTCTGAACAGTCGCTACGGCGCAATCTCACAAACCGTCATATACAGCTTATCGCCATCGGCGGTGCCATCGGCACCGGGCTGTTTATGGGGTCCGGCAAAACCATCAGTCTTGCCGGGCCGTCGATCATCTTCGTTTATATGATCATCGGTTTTATGCTCTTCTTCGTGATGCGCGCAATGGGTGAATTGCTGCTCTCGAACCTCGAATACAAATCCTTCAGCGACTTCGCGTCGGACCTGCTCGGCCCGTGGGCGGGCTACTTTACCGGCTGGACCTACTGGTTCTGCTGGGTGGTCACCGGCATGGCGGACGTCGTGGCGATTACCGCTTACGCGCAGTTCTGGTTCCCGGGGCTGTCGGACTGGGTCGCCTCGCTGGCGGTAATTATTCTGCTGCTGAGCCTGAACCTTGCCACCGTGAAAATGTTCGGTGAGATGGAGTTCTGGTTCGCGATGATCAAGATTGTCGCTATCGTAGGGCTGATTGTGGTGGGCCTGGTGATGGTCCTGACGCACTTCCAGTCGCCAACGGGCGTTCAGGCGTCCTTCACCCATCTGTGGAATGACGGCGGCTGGTTCCCGAAAGGCATCAGCGGCTTCTTTGCGGGCTTCCAGATTGCGGTGTTTGCGTTTGTGGGGATTGAGCTTGTCGGAACGACCGCTGCGGAAACCAAAGATCCGGAGAAGTCCCTGCCGCGCGCCATCAACTCCATACCGGTGCGTATCATCATGTTCTACGTCTTCGCGCTGATCATCATTATGTCCGTGACGCCGTGGAGCTCCGTGGTGCCCAGCAAGAGCCCGTTCGTTGAGCTGTTCGTGCTGGTAGGGCTGCCTGCTGCGGCGAGCCTGATTAACTTCGTGGTGCTGACCTCTGCGGCATCGTCTGCGAACAGCGGCGTGTTCTCAACCAGCCGTATGCTGTTTGGTCTGGCGCAGGAGGGCGTAGCGCCGAGCGCCTTTGCGAAACTCTCTAAACGTGCGGTACCGGCGAAAGGGCTGACCTTCTCCTGCATGTGCCTGCTGGGTGGCGTGGTGATGCTCTACGTAAACCCAAGCGTAATTGGCGCGTTTACTATGATCACCACGGTGTCGGCGATCCTGTTCATGTTCGTCTGGACCATTATCCTGTGCTCGTACCTCGTGTACCGCAAACAGCGTCCGCACCTGCATGAGAAGTCGATCTACAAGATGCCGCTGGGCAAGCTGATGTGCTGGGTGTGCATGGCGTTCTTCGTGTTCGTGCTGGTGCTGCTGACGCTCGAAGATGACACCCGTCAGGCGCTGATCGTCACGCCGCTGTGGTTTATCGCGCTGGGGCTGGGCTGGCTGTTTATCGGTAAGAAACGGATGGCAGGCATGCGTTAAGCATATTGCCGGGTGGCGCTGACGCTTACCCGGCCTATGTTCGAGGACGTTGTAGGCCCGGTAAGCGCTAGCGCCACCGGGCTTTTTTATTCCCCCGCCAATGCCCGCGGGAACAGCACGTTATTCTCAAGACTGATGTGCTCCATCAGATCGTCAATCATCTCGTTAATGCCGTTGTACATCGCTTTCCAGGTGGTGCACGCTTCCGGCGGCGGCGTGACGTTGTTAGTGGTGTGTTTGATCACATCCAGCAGTTCGCCCGCGTCATCGTGCTCGCTTTCCATTACGCTGATAGGCCCCATCGCCTGGCTTCCCATTCCCTGTTTAATCATCGGGAAGAGGATCTGCTCTTCTTTCATCATGTGGCTGGAAAGCTCTTCATGCAGCATGGTCAGGTATTTTGCCAGACCGCGCGGCACGGAAGGCTTGTCGGCATGTACGCGCTCAACTTTCGTTGCCTGCAGGATCAGCTCAGGCAGCTGTTCACGGTGGCGGTCGTGGTAACGCACGATGATATGGTCGATGATTTCCGTGAGCGGGGCGGTGCGCCAGTCTTTTTCAACAGGCTGTTCGGCCAGCAGCGCCAGCTCCGCTTCGATAGCCTCCACGTCCAGTTCCTTGCGCGAGGCCGCTCGCGCCAGCGTTTGCTTACCGCCGCAGCAGTAATCCATATCGTATTTACGGAACAGCGCGGAAGCGCGAGGGATGGAGAGCGCCAGCTCGCCGAGGGGGTGGTCGCGAAAGGCCATAGCAGTTACCTCGTCATCAAGAATATAAGATGCATATTAAATGCATCTTTAAGGCGGCGCTATAACCCTTTAGAGGGAAGGGAGAAAGTGCGACACGGATCACAAAAAAATGTCCCGTTTAACTCCCTGAATGGATTTAGGAAAGTGGTTTAGAAAGTTTTTAAAGGTGGAGAAACAGTAAACAACCCGCCGCGCGTGCCGATAGATACACGTCAGACAAACCTGCATATAACAAAGGCAACGCATGTTTAAACGTATAAAAGTCATTACTCTTCTTATTTCGGTGCTGCTTGTGCTCGGCATCATGCAAGTGATTTCCGCGGGTATCTTTATCAACGCGCTGAATAACGATAAAGACAACTTCACCGTGTCGCAGCTTTCCAGCCAGAACGTGGCGGAATTTACCGACGCCTGGATCAGCCTGAACCAGGCGCGCGTCACGCTAAACCGCGGGATGCTGCGTCTGCAAAGCAGCATGGCCTCTCAGATTAACGGCGGACAGCTGAACGAGCTGGTTAACACCGCGAAAAATCTGCTGGCCAATGCACAGGTCCATTACGACAAATACTACGCCCTGCCGAATACCCCGGGTCTGGATGAGAACCTGGCCGATCGGCTGGAAGAGCAGTACCGCATCTACTCCGCCACGTTGACGCAAATGAACGTTCTGCTGGGCCAGGGCAACCTGGAAGATATGTTCAAGCAGAATGCAGAACAGAAGCAGACGGCAATGCAAAAGGTCTATCGCGAGTGGCGCGAGGCGCAGGCTGCGCTCACCAGTAAAGGCATTCAGGATAACGAAAGCGACTACAAGCGCATCCTGTGGATCCTTTCTGCCGTCATGATCCTCGTCATTGCGGTGATTATCTCCAGCTGGATCGCCATGCGCCGGGTGCTGCTGCTGCCGCTGGAAGAGGTGATCAACCATATCCGCGCCATCGCGGCAGGGGATTTAACCCAGCCGATTCAGGCTGAAGGCAAAAACGAAATGGCTATCCTGGCGCGCAACGTGCAGGAGATGCAAACCTCGCTGGCGAACACCGTGGGCGTGGTGCGTGAAGGCGCAGACACCATCTATACCGGTGCGGGTGAAATCTCGGCGGGCAGCAACGACCTCTCTTCTCGTACCGAGCAGCAGGCCGCGTCTCTGGAAGAGACGGCAGCCAGCATGGAACAGCTGACCGCCACCGTGAAGCAGAACGCCGATAACGCGCGTCAGGCGTCTCGTCTGGCGCTGGATGCCTCTTCAACCGCGAAGAAGGGCGGTAACGTGGTGGAAGGCGTGGTGCGCACCATGGACGAGATCGCCACCAGCTCCAGCAAAATCGCGCAAATTACTAACGTTATCGACGGCATTGCCTTCCAGACCAACATTCTGGCGCTGAACGCGGCGGTGGAAGCGGCGCGTGCGGGTGAGCAGGGCCGTGGCTTTGCGGTGGTTGCAGGAGAAGTACGCACGCTTGCCCAGCGCAGCGCCCAGGCGGCGAAAGAGATTAAGGCGCTGATCGATGATTCCGGCGAGCGCGTGAACGCGGGTTCTCAGCTGGTGAACGAAGCGGGCGCGACGATGGCGGAAATCGTTAACGCGGTTACCCGCGTGACCGACATCATGGGCGAAATTGCCTCTGCCTCTGACGAGCAGAGCCGCGGTATCGACCAGGTTGGTCAGGCGGTAGCCGAGATGGACCGCGTGACCCAGCAGAACGCCTCGCTGGTGGAGGAGTCTGCGGCGGCAGCGGCGGCGCTGGAAGATCAGGCCGCACGCCTGAACGAAGCGGTAGCAGTGTTCAAAATAACGCGTAATCAGGCGGTCAAAGCGGCACCGGTGAAAACCTATGTGCCAAAAGCGCAGCCAGCAGCGACGGCGTCTGAAGCGAACTGGGAAACGTTTTAACATCATGCCGGGTAAGGCGTAGCCGCCACCCGGCAAAATCATACCTCCGAAGCCGGAACAACCCTCGGTTTTTCCGGCTTCGCTCTTACCGCCATCACCACCCCCACCACCAGCAGCGCGATCCCGCAGGCCGTTAACAGCGGCGGCACGCTCTGGCGCATCAGGAAGGTGTACAGCAGCCCGGCCAGGGTTTCGAACACAATCAGCGGCCCTAAGATCACCGTCGGCAGCTTCTGGCTGGCAATGTTCCAGCACAGCGCGCCCACCCAGGAGCACAGCACCGCAATCGCAACCATTAAGCCCAATAAAGACCCAGGGTCTTGGCCCGAAGGGCTGGGCAAATTCCGGCTGCTGATGACCCAGCCAGAGGCATGCGCCGGCATACCCCACTAACGAGACGGGGAGCGTGACCAGCGCCTGCGCCGTTGCCCACATCATCGGGTGTTTGTCCGGGTTCTCCCGCAGCCAGCGCGCATTGCGCAGGGCGTACCAGGCCCAGCACGCGACCGAGATGAACGCTAAAACGATCCCTGAACCGTAACGCCATAAGCTGAAGTCTGCCAGGCCGTGGCGCAGCTCGGCGATATTGACGCACACCAGCCCCACGGCGGTGCAGGCCAGGGCGGGTATCATTTTCGACCACGCCAGCTTGCCGTCCCGATGACTATAGAGCAGATTCGCGAAGATGGGGATGACCACCGGCAGCGTGCCGATAATCATGGTCGACACCGGGGCACCGGTTCGCTGAATGGCGCTTGCCAGGCAGACGTAATAGATGAGATTGCCCATCATGGTCAGCGCCAGCGCGGTGCCCCAGTCCTGACGGCTGAGCTGTCGCAAGCGTGTACGCCCCAGCCATGCCAGAGGAAGAGCAATCAGCCCGAGCGCCAGATAACGTCCGGTAGACTGCAATATCGCCGGGTATTCCGGCACGATCAGAGGGCCGACAAAGATCAGCCCCCACATCAGACCTGCAAGCAGGGCATACAACACGCCGCTAATCATTTTTCCATCCACATTGATTTACTCTGCACTCAGTCTAGAAGGGGGAAACGCGCGCGTATTGTATGAGATTGCGCATTAGCGCCGGGTGACCTGTTTCTGGTAGCGCACGGGTGTAATGCCGTAGCGGCGGGTGAAGGCGCGGGTTAAATGCGACTGGTCGGTCAGCCCCGTTGCGGCGGCGACTTCGGCGGCGGGCATACCGTGGGTGAGAAACGCCTTGGCGCGCCACAGGCGGATGGCCATCAACATCTGGTGCGGCGTAACGTGAAAATGGGCTTTGAACTGTCGCTGGAAATGGTACGGGCTGAGCGAGACAACGTTCGCCAGTTCGTCCAGCGTCAGGGCGTGCATATAGTTGTCGTGCAAATACTCGCGCACGCGCTCGAAACGGTGTGCGCCTTCCTGAACCACCGGCGCGTGATGGGCTAGCGGCTGAAAAGTCTCGATCAGATCCAGCAATAAGCCTTTTTGCGCCAGCGGATCGTCCGTATGCCACAGGCCGTAAATTAGCCTGCCGATCTGCTGAGAGCGCTGCGGGTCGTAACGGGTTACGTCGCTGAACCACCAGTGGCGCAGGCCGGTTACCTCTTCCAGAAGATCGGGTTCGATGTAGACCATCCGGTAGCGCCAGCCGTCTTCGGTGGCGGACTCCCCGGTATGGATCTCGTCCGGGTTCATGGTAACAACGGATTTTTCAGGTGCGAGATGCTGGGTGCCGCGATAGCGAAAGCGTTCGGCGCCGGTTTCGATGGTGCCGATGCCGAAGGCTTCATGGGTGTGAGGCTCAAAGGCGTAGTCAGAGATATGCGCGTGATAGAGTTCAAGGCCCGGCAGCTGCGCCAGGTGGCGAAAGCGCGCGCTGTCTCTCTCATCAATAAACTGTTCCGGTACGCCTTGCACGGTGAGCCTCCTCTGGGTCATCGCTTCATTATCAGAGATGACCCGAGGGGATGCCACAAAAAATAACCAATCCGTAACAATTACAGAATGGCTTTGACGCTCTCCGCCAGCGGTGTAGTCGGGCGGCCAATCAGCTTGCTCAGGGTACGGCTGTCGTCAAACAGGCCGCCTTTGGACGCGCCCACGTCGGAGTCCGCCAGCATATCCGCCAGCCCGGCGGGTAAACCCACGCTCTTCAATGCGGCTGCAAAGTCCGCTTCGCTCAGGTTTTGATACGCTACTGGTTTACCGCTCTGCTTGCTCAGTTCCGCCGCCAGCTCGCTCAATGTCCAGCCGTGGTCGCCTGCCAGTTCGTATACCTTGCCCGCATGACCCTCTTCAGCGATCACTTTGGCGGCCGCCGCGGCATAGTCTGCGCGGGTGGCAGAGGCAATTTTGCCTTCGCCTGCGGCACCAATGAATACGCCGTGTTCCAGCGCAGGCGGCGCGCTCGCCAGGTAGTTTTCGGTGTACCAGCCGTTGCGCAGCAGGGCGTATGGCACGCCAGATTCTGCCAGCGCTTTCTCGGTTTCGACATGTTCAACGTGCAGACCCAGCGGTGATTTATCCGCGTGCAGCAGGCTGGTGTAGGCGATAAATTTCACGCCTGCCGCTTTGGCGGCGTTGATTACGTTCTGGTGCTGGGTCGCGCGCTGGCCCACTTCGCTGGAGGAGATGAGCAGCAGCTTTTCCACGCCGCTCAGCGCGGCAGTAAAGGCGGCTTCATCGGTGTAATCCGCCTGACGAACCACAATACCCTGGTTGCTTAACGCTTCAGCTTTCGCCGGGTTACGAACAATGGCAACAATCTGGTTTGCTGGAACGGTTTTCAGCAGTTCTTCAATAACGTGCTGGCCAAGCTGGCCGGTAGCGCCGGTAATCGCGATCATGATAAATCTCCTTCGTGTTTGTCTGGTGTTGTGGCACACTATCACCATAGCTAACTTTTAGTAAGTACGTACAAAAAGGTAAGTATGAAAAAAACGATCCCAACGCTCAGCGAGCAAATGCGCGATGGCAATCTCTTCGCGGAACAGTGCCCTTCACGGGAGGTGCTTAAACACGTTACCAGCCGCTGGGGCGTGCTGATCCTGCTGGCTCTGCGCGGAGGAACGCACCGTTTTAGCGAGCTGCGCCATAAAATGGGCGGGGTGAGCGAAAAGATGCTGTCCCAGTCGCTTCAGGCACTGGAGCAGGACGGGTTTGTCGATCGCGTGTCGTATCCGGTCGTGCCGCCGCACGTCGAGTATAGCCTGACACCGATGGGCATTGAGGTGAGCGAGAAAGTCGCCGCGCTGGCGGACTGGATTGAAGTCAATACGCCGAAGGTGATGGCGAATCGGGATGAGCGTGCGGCGTAAAAGCCGGGTGGCGGTTTCGCCTTACCCGGCACAATCACCGCTACCTGCTCAAATCCACCTGATAAATCGCGAACCCGATATCATCCGTCGCAACCTTCTTCATCGGATACTGCGCCTTATCCTTAATAAACGCGGCTGCTTTATCGGACGGTGACGTTTCAAAGCGGATATCCAGTTTCGCATCGCTGTGGATTGGCGCAAGACGCCAGTTGTTATCCACCGCCGGGTGAATTTCGCCCGCCTTCTTCGACTCCGCGCCGATCCACGCCGCCAGCACCGAGCGGTTTTCGTCCGGTGAGGCAAAAGCGATGTGGC harbors:
- a CDS encoding DMT family transporter, with protein sequence MDTALPTPVFARRHVAYACATLCCLLWGSSYPAIKNGYELFQIATDDIPSKVVFAGYRFLFAGALLLLFALAQRKPIGRLTPAQFGQLTILGLTQTTIQYTFFYIGLAYTTGVNGSIMNATGTFFSVLLAHFIYHNDKLSYNKTLGCILGFAGVMLVNFHSGLSDFQFIWKGDGFVVLAAFILSAATLYGKRISQTVDPTVMTGWQLAIGGAALVAGGYATGGTLEVHSMKAVAVLGYLTLLSSVAFALWSALLKVNRVSMIAPFNFVIPVAGTVLSAIFLGENILDIKYAIALVLVCSGIWWVNKRSA
- a CDS encoding OapA family protein; translated protein: MPGRFELKPTLAKIWQAPDNFRIMDPLPPLHRRGIIIGALMVIVGFLLPSGGDDVDTAPVTRNAQLDLQSQTRPQPDAQPMQTQLVTPSNDPGQVAPVEPEPVQDEQEQTAAPSEPQTQQPTGIEQQWRSYRVEPGKTLAQLFRDHNLPPTDVYAMAKVEGAGKPLSNLQNGQMVQIRQNASGVVTGLTIDTGNGQQVLFTRQPDGSFIRAR
- the fklB gene encoding FKBP-type peptidyl-prolyl cis-trans isomerase, giving the protein MTTPTFDTIEAQASYGIGLQVGQQLSESGLEGLLPEALVAGIADALEGKQPAVPVDVVHRALREIHERADAVRRARFEEMAAEGVKYLEENREREGVNSTESGLQFRVINQGDGAIPARTDHVRVHYTGKLIDGTVFDSSVARGEPAEFPVNGVIAGWIEALTLMPVGSKWELTIPHNLAYGERGAGASIPPFSTLVFEVELLEIL
- the cycA gene encoding D-serine/D-alanine/glycine transporter, whose protein sequence is MVDQVKVAAAEEATSEQSLRRNLTNRHIQLIAIGGAIGTGLFMGSGKTISLAGPSIIFVYMIIGFMLFFVMRAMGELLLSNLEYKSFSDFASDLLGPWAGYFTGWTYWFCWVVTGMADVVAITAYAQFWFPGLSDWVASLAVIILLLSLNLATVKMFGEMEFWFAMIKIVAIVGLIVVGLVMVLTHFQSPTGVQASFTHLWNDGGWFPKGISGFFAGFQIAVFAFVGIELVGTTAAETKDPEKSLPRAINSIPVRIIMFYVFALIIIMSVTPWSSVVPSKSPFVELFVLVGLPAAASLINFVVLTSAASSANSGVFSTSRMLFGLAQEGVAPSAFAKLSKRAVPAKGLTFSCMCLLGGVVMLYVNPSVIGAFTMITTVSAILFMFVWTIILCSYLVYRKQRPHLHEKSIYKMPLGKLMCWVCMAFFVFVLVLLTLEDDTRQALIVTPLWFIALGLGWLFIGKKRMAGMR
- the ytfE gene encoding iron-sulfur cluster repair protein YtfE translates to MAFRDHPLGELALSIPRASALFRKYDMDYCCGGKQTLARAASRKELDVEAIEAELALLAEQPVEKDWRTAPLTEIIDHIIVRYHDRHREQLPELILQATKVERVHADKPSVPRGLAKYLTMLHEELSSHMMKEEQILFPMIKQGMGSQAMGPISVMESEHDDAGELLDVIKHTTNNVTPPPEACTTWKAMYNGINEMIDDLMEHISLENNVLFPRALAGE
- a CDS encoding methyl-accepting chemotaxis protein yields the protein MFKRIKVITLLISVLLVLGIMQVISAGIFINALNNDKDNFTVSQLSSQNVAEFTDAWISLNQARVTLNRGMLRLQSSMASQINGGQLNELVNTAKNLLANAQVHYDKYYALPNTPGLDENLADRLEEQYRIYSATLTQMNVLLGQGNLEDMFKQNAEQKQTAMQKVYREWREAQAALTSKGIQDNESDYKRILWILSAVMILVIAVIISSWIAMRRVLLLPLEEVINHIRAIAAGDLTQPIQAEGKNEMAILARNVQEMQTSLANTVGVVREGADTIYTGAGEISAGSNDLSSRTEQQAASLEETAASMEQLTATVKQNADNARQASRLALDASSTAKKGGNVVEGVVRTMDEIATSSSKIAQITNVIDGIAFQTNILALNAAVEAARAGEQGRGFAVVAGEVRTLAQRSAQAAKEIKALIDDSGERVNAGSQLVNEAGATMAEIVNAVTRVTDIMGEIASASDEQSRGIDQVGQAVAEMDRVTQQNASLVEESAAAAAALEDQAARLNEAVAVFKITRNQAVKAAPVKTYVPKAQPAATASEANWETF
- a CDS encoding AraC family transcriptional regulator, with amino-acid sequence MQGVPEQFIDERDSARFRHLAQLPGLELYHAHISDYAFEPHTHEAFGIGTIETGAERFRYRGTQHLAPEKSVVTMNPDEIHTGESATEDGWRYRMVYIEPDLLEEVTGLRHWWFSDVTRYDPQRSQQIGRLIYGLWHTDDPLAQKGLLLDLIETFQPLAHHAPVVQEGAHRFERVREYLHDNYMHALTLDELANVVSLSPYHFQRQFKAHFHVTPHQMLMAIRLWRAKAFLTHGMPAAEVAAATGLTDQSHLTRAFTRRYGITPVRYQKQVTRR
- a CDS encoding SDR family oxidoreductase, which encodes MIAITGATGQLGQHVIEELLKTVPANQIVAIVRNPAKAEALSNQGIVVRQADYTDEAAFTAALSGVEKLLLISSSEVGQRATQHQNVINAAKAAGVKFIAYTSLLHADKSPLGLHVEHVETEKALAESGVPYALLRNGWYTENYLASAPPALEHGVFIGAAGEGKIASATRADYAAAAAKVIAEEGHAGKVYELAGDHGWTLSELAAELSKQSGKPVAYQNLSEADFAAALKSVGLPAGLADMLADSDVGASKGGLFDDSRTLSKLIGRPTTPLAESVKAIL
- a CDS encoding winged helix-turn-helix transcriptional regulator; amino-acid sequence: MKKTIPTLSEQMRDGNLFAEQCPSREVLKHVTSRWGVLILLALRGGTHRFSELRHKMGGVSEKMLSQSLQALEQDGFVDRVSYPVVPPHVEYSLTPMGIEVSEKVAALADWIEVNTPKVMANRDERAA